In Halorientalis sp. LT38, a genomic segment contains:
- a CDS encoding prepilin peptidase, giving the protein MTASVPDLLRLVAVPALGWAAWRDVKTRRVPNRTWLPLLAVAVLALGIEAWQVWTGTTPVYVPQRPYFLRVTISLGFMVPLAYGFWWIGGFGGADAKALITLAVLFPTFPTYLFPEFALPTVVPTLGVFAMTVLSNTVVVGLFYPVALALRNAAGGHLAKAMAIGRPVAVDRLDEEYGRLLQTPDGFTRRGLDLDALRMYLAWRGASLADLLADPERFRDPASVPAETNPPGDGSIPVPDGGQVDEAVAAGQEPEDGADAFADPWAAERFFEEIEGTAYGTTPEQLRGGLAVLADEEDVWITPGIPFLVPMFLGLLVGLTYGDVLYALLSGVGVF; this is encoded by the coding sequence GTGACCGCGTCGGTCCCCGACCTGCTACGCCTCGTCGCCGTCCCGGCGCTGGGCTGGGCCGCCTGGCGTGACGTCAAGACCCGGCGCGTCCCCAACCGGACGTGGCTGCCACTGCTCGCGGTCGCCGTCCTGGCGCTCGGCATCGAGGCCTGGCAGGTCTGGACCGGGACCACGCCGGTCTACGTCCCCCAGCGGCCGTACTTCCTGCGCGTGACCATCAGCCTCGGGTTCATGGTCCCGCTCGCCTACGGCTTCTGGTGGATCGGCGGCTTCGGCGGCGCCGACGCCAAGGCGCTAATCACGCTCGCGGTCCTCTTTCCGACGTTTCCCACCTACCTGTTCCCCGAGTTCGCGCTCCCGACCGTGGTCCCCACGCTGGGGGTGTTCGCCATGACGGTCCTCTCGAACACGGTCGTCGTCGGCCTCTTCTACCCCGTCGCGCTCGCGCTCCGCAACGCCGCCGGTGGTCACCTAGCGAAAGCGATGGCGATCGGCCGGCCGGTCGCGGTCGACCGGCTCGACGAGGAGTACGGCCGCCTGCTCCAGACGCCCGACGGGTTCACGCGCCGGGGCCTCGACCTCGACGCGCTCCGGATGTACCTGGCCTGGCGGGGCGCGTCGCTGGCCGACCTGCTCGCCGACCCCGAACGGTTCCGCGACCCCGCGAGCGTCCCGGCGGAGACGAACCCCCCGGGCGACGGGTCGATCCCCGTGCCCGACGGCGGCCAGGTCGACGAGGCCGTGGCCGCGGGCCAGGAGCCCGAGGACGGCGCCGACGCGTTCGCGGACCCCTGGGCGGCCGAGCGGTTCTTCGAGGAGATCGAGGGCACCGCCTACGGGACCACGCCCGAGCAGTTGCGCGGCGGCCTCGCCGTCCTCGCCGACGAGGAGGACGTGTGGATCACCCCGGGCATCCCCTTCCTCGTCCCGATGTTCCTCGGCCTCCTGGTCGGGCTGACCTACGGTGACGTGCTCTACGCGCTGCTGTCGGGCGTCGGCGTCTTCTAG
- a CDS encoding inorganic phosphate transporter has translation MASALLLVGLLVAVFVGFNIGGSSTGVAFGPAVGAKTVTKFGAAILMTIFATLGGITVGTEVVETMGGEIVPQSAFTIGASIAVLFFIGFALFLSNVVGVPASTSMTAVGAIAGLGLAQGTLNWAKMGEIVSWWLVSPLAAFWISGVIGRYFYPRLVESFAITQSEGSLLAFDRSGLLPRPYLGPGTTRREFVGTVLVVVIGCYMAFSAGASNVANAVAPLVGSDQIGLYEGVLLGAGAIGLGAFTIARRTMDTVGNDLTDLPILAALVVAVVSSTLVTFLSGIGIPASFVIIATMSIVGLGWGRATRTATIGDAVRGDRPAVSPGALAAESEDAPTVGGEGGTPEGEGRKAIGEEERADIPKTSDLFEPATTARVILLQNVVPAIATVASYLIFRFVPLF, from the coding sequence ATGGCATCGGCCCTCCTCCTCGTCGGGCTGCTGGTGGCCGTCTTCGTCGGATTCAACATCGGGGGCTCGTCGACCGGCGTCGCCTTCGGGCCCGCCGTGGGGGCGAAGACGGTCACGAAGTTCGGGGCCGCGATCCTCATGACGATCTTCGCGACGCTGGGCGGGATCACCGTCGGGACGGAGGTCGTCGAGACGATGGGCGGCGAGATCGTGCCCCAGAGCGCCTTCACCATCGGGGCCTCCATCGCCGTCCTGTTTTTCATCGGGTTCGCCCTCTTCCTCTCGAACGTCGTGGGCGTCCCGGCCTCGACGTCGATGACCGCGGTCGGGGCCATCGCCGGCCTCGGGCTGGCCCAGGGGACGCTCAACTGGGCGAAGATGGGGGAGATCGTCTCCTGGTGGCTCGTCTCGCCGCTGGCAGCGTTCTGGATCAGCGGCGTCATCGGGCGCTATTTCTACCCCAGACTGGTCGAGTCCTTCGCCATCACCCAGTCCGAGGGATCGCTCCTCGCGTTCGACCGGTCCGGGCTCCTCCCCCGACCGTACCTCGGTCCGGGCACCACCCGGCGAGAGTTCGTCGGCACCGTGCTCGTGGTCGTCATCGGCTGTTACATGGCCTTCTCAGCGGGCGCGTCGAACGTCGCCAACGCCGTCGCGCCGCTGGTCGGGAGCGACCAGATCGGCCTCTACGAGGGGGTCCTGCTGGGCGCGGGGGCGATCGGGCTGGGCGCGTTCACCATCGCGCGGCGGACGATGGACACCGTGGGCAACGACCTGACGGACCTGCCGATCCTGGCGGCGCTGGTGGTGGCGGTCGTCAGTTCGACGCTCGTGACCTTCCTCTCCGGCATCGGGATCCCGGCGAGTTTCGTCATCATCGCGACGATGAGCATCGTGGGCCTGGGCTGGGGGCGGGCGACGCGGACGGCGACCATCGGCGACGCGGTGCGGGGCGACCGCCCGGCGGTCTCGCCGGGAGCGCTGGCCGCCGAGTCCGAGGACGCGCCGACGGTCGGCGGCGAGGGCGGGACCCCCGAGGGCGAGGGTCGGAAGGCCATCGGCGAGGAGGAGCGGGCGGACATCCCGAAGACCTCGGACCTGTTCGAGCCGGCGACGACCGCCCGCGTGATCCTGCTGCAGAACGTCGTGCCGGCCATCGCGACGGTGGCCTCCTACCTCATCTTCCGGTTCGTTCCCCTGTTCTGA
- a CDS encoding type II toxin-antitoxin system death-on-curing family toxin: protein MDEDFEYLSVEDVLAVHEFIVESNGETEAGVASRGDVEYALEHVRAGQFGQGPETIHEKGYQLMRLLVANHPFVDGNKRTALASTVVLYALNGIQFDYDRRIKSFLKRLGTDESDVDSTDVIDYLDEHTAPLEAEYADTYRLWLSVIETDTEQSGRNGYDDTNATE, encoded by the coding sequence ATGGACGAGGACTTCGAGTACCTCTCCGTCGAGGACGTTCTCGCCGTTCACGAGTTCATCGTCGAATCGAACGGCGAGACGGAAGCGGGCGTCGCTTCCCGTGGTGACGTCGAGTACGCGCTCGAACACGTCCGAGCGGGTCAGTTCGGACAGGGGCCCGAGACGATACACGAGAAGGGGTATCAACTCATGCGTCTGCTCGTGGCGAACCATCCGTTCGTAGACGGAAACAAACGGACGGCTCTGGCTTCGACCGTCGTCCTCTACGCGCTGAACGGGATTCAGTTCGACTACGACCGGCGGATCAAGTCTTTCCTGAAACGACTCGGGACTGACGAATCGGACGTCGACTCGACGGACGTGATCGACTATCTCGACGAGCACACAGCGCCGCTCGAAGCCGAGTACGCCGACACCTATCGACTCTGGCTGTCCGTCATCGAAACGGACACCGAGCAATCCGGGCGCAACGGTTATGACGACACGAACGCAACCGAATAA
- the hisI gene encoding phosphoribosyl-AMP cyclohydrolase, which translates to MEHSDVEPAFDEQDLLPAVAQDADTGEVLMLAFVTREALDRTRETGRAHYYSRSRDELWEKGATSGHVQTVEEVRIDCDGDALLYLVDQEGGACHTGYRSCFHRTIDGEVVGERVFDPDDVYDE; encoded by the coding sequence ATGGAACACTCGGACGTCGAGCCGGCCTTCGATGAGCAGGACCTGTTGCCGGCGGTCGCGCAGGACGCCGACACCGGCGAGGTGCTGATGCTCGCGTTCGTCACGCGCGAGGCCCTCGACCGGACCCGCGAGACGGGGCGGGCCCACTACTACTCGCGCAGCCGCGACGAGCTCTGGGAGAAGGGGGCCACGAGCGGCCACGTCCAGACTGTGGAAGAGGTCCGGATCGACTGCGACGGGGACGCGCTGCTGTACCTGGTCGACCAGGAGGGGGGCGCCTGCCACACCGGCTATCGCTCGTGTTTCCACCGTACGATCGACGGCGAGGTCGTGGGCGAGCGTGTCTTCGACCCCGACGACGTCTACGATGAGTGA
- a CDS encoding PAS domain-containing protein has protein sequence MPRSSLTDALRETLTLFDAWGAPRTTTEVAEQLGLGRRSTYERLDRLVDQRRLETKKVGGNGRVWWRPAESATPDAPDWEAAAESLVDDVLDQADVGVFVLDADFEVAWINGATERYFGLDRERVLGRDKRQLVDERIASVLEDSTAFAETVLATYDDNTYTERFECHVTPGDGRDERWLAHRSEPIESGAYAGGRVELYYDVTDLKREERTHQAAREQFESLVDAVEEYAIFLLDPDGYVQTWNPGAARIEGYDAEDVVGEHFSTFYTADERDDGVPATNLAEAVSEGSIEAEGWRVRADGSQFWASVTMTAIRDDDGALEGFAKVVRDLTGRRERERQLRRERDLIDRIVDTSPVGIMVLDGDGNRVRINERGKEVLGIPDDRVESYSPSDRTVYDVDGNLVSLDDHPFSRTLETGESVFDWQAKVELPDGGHRWLSVNSAPVFDADGEIERVITTGEDITQLKTQAERLERQRDEIGSELETIFERVDDGFFALDDELRFTFVNDRAGAFLERSPAELEGMYIWDALEQGPKAAAAFEEALAAQESVTFEEFYEPTGTWFNNHVYPSEEGLSVSFRDITEEKDREQELEKATQRYRTLVDNFPNGIVALFDEDLRYLIAGGELYEALGRSPDDTVGETLYDRRPPAEVDRLEPHYRAALNGESHSFEIEYDGLTLQFQVVPVRNGDGDVFAGMAMSQDVTERRAHERYLADAKSQLEAATEAGAVGTFEWDVQDDEMVMGPSFAEMFGVDPDAARDGVSLDRFVDGIHEDDRDRVEAAVEAALESCGEYEEEYRLRNGDDEVRWVVVRGRVECEDGTPVSFPGALTDITERKEAEIESEQQRHRLAALNELNGVFREITGAAIDQSSREEIEAIVCERLADSDSYLFAWIGDREVGTETVDLRYEAGVGGYLDDVTISVDQEDERGRGPTGRAIRTGETQATHDIRTDDRHDPWRGLIEQYGFRSSVAIPIVHENTNYGVLNVYAERPDAFRGEERDVVDQLGEIVGHAIAAVERKRALMSDEVVELQFQVDDVFESMGIDVSETAPIHLEQTVPVGDDDYVLFGRTTPAGVESVEAMVETLPFYEGVTFHEDGDETVFELRVSEPPVLSAIASLGGSVPGAVIENGDYHLTVHLSPSVDVREVLDRMHEEHPDGYLVKQHQRSIRDHSVPVGSELLSALTPRQRSALETAFHAGFFEWPREMSGEDVASLLDVSAPTFHQHLRKAELHVFESLLSSTAPA, from the coding sequence ATGCCACGTAGCTCCCTGACCGATGCCCTCCGGGAAACGCTCACACTTTTCGACGCGTGGGGAGCACCGCGGACGACGACGGAGGTCGCGGAGCAGCTCGGGCTCGGCCGCCGGAGCACCTACGAACGCCTGGACCGGCTCGTCGACCAGCGTCGACTCGAAACCAAGAAGGTGGGCGGAAACGGCCGCGTCTGGTGGCGACCGGCCGAGTCCGCGACGCCCGACGCGCCGGACTGGGAGGCCGCCGCTGAATCCCTCGTCGACGACGTGCTCGACCAGGCCGACGTCGGGGTGTTCGTCCTCGACGCCGACTTCGAAGTGGCGTGGATCAACGGCGCGACCGAGCGGTACTTCGGCCTCGATCGAGAGCGCGTCCTCGGACGGGACAAGCGACAGCTCGTCGACGAGCGCATCGCGTCGGTCCTCGAAGACTCGACGGCCTTCGCCGAGACGGTCCTCGCGACGTACGACGACAACACGTACACCGAACGGTTCGAGTGTCACGTGACGCCCGGCGACGGACGAGACGAACGCTGGCTCGCACACCGGAGCGAGCCGATCGAATCGGGCGCGTACGCCGGTGGCCGGGTCGAACTGTACTACGATGTGACCGACCTCAAACGGGAGGAGAGAACCCACCAGGCCGCTCGCGAGCAGTTCGAGTCGCTGGTCGACGCGGTCGAGGAGTACGCCATCTTCCTGCTCGACCCGGACGGGTACGTCCAGACGTGGAATCCCGGCGCGGCGCGCATCGAGGGCTACGACGCCGAGGATGTCGTCGGGGAGCACTTCTCGACGTTTTACACCGCCGACGAGCGGGACGACGGCGTCCCGGCGACCAACCTGGCGGAAGCGGTCAGTGAGGGCTCGATAGAAGCCGAAGGCTGGCGCGTCCGTGCCGACGGGTCGCAGTTCTGGGCGAGCGTAACCATGACCGCGATCCGTGACGACGACGGTGCGCTCGAGGGGTTCGCGAAGGTCGTTCGCGACCTGACCGGCCGCCGCGAGCGGGAGCGACAGTTGCGACGCGAGCGAGACCTCATCGACAGGATCGTCGACACGAGCCCCGTGGGGATCATGGTCCTCGACGGTGACGGAAACCGCGTCCGGATAAACGAACGTGGGAAGGAGGTCCTCGGAATACCGGACGATCGAGTCGAGTCCTACTCGCCCAGCGATCGAACGGTATACGACGTCGACGGGAACCTCGTGTCACTCGACGATCATCCCTTCTCCCGGACGTTAGAGACCGGCGAATCCGTTTTCGATTGGCAGGCGAAGGTCGAGCTCCCCGACGGTGGCCATCGGTGGCTGTCCGTCAACTCGGCACCGGTGTTCGACGCCGATGGAGAGATCGAACGCGTCATCACCACCGGCGAGGACATCACGCAGCTCAAAACACAGGCCGAGCGTCTCGAACGCCAGCGCGACGAGATCGGGAGCGAACTCGAGACCATCTTCGAGCGCGTCGACGACGGGTTCTTCGCGCTCGACGACGAGTTGCGATTCACGTTCGTCAACGATCGCGCCGGTGCATTCCTGGAGCGGTCACCCGCCGAACTCGAGGGCATGTACATCTGGGACGCACTCGAACAGGGTCCGAAAGCGGCGGCAGCCTTCGAGGAGGCGCTCGCGGCCCAGGAGTCGGTCACGTTCGAGGAGTTCTACGAGCCCACCGGAACGTGGTTCAACAATCACGTGTATCCCTCCGAGGAGGGGCTCTCGGTCTCCTTCCGTGACATCACCGAGGAAAAGGATCGGGAACAGGAACTCGAAAAGGCGACACAGCGGTACCGGACGCTCGTCGACAATTTCCCGAACGGCATCGTCGCGCTGTTCGACGAGGACCTCCGCTATCTGATCGCGGGCGGGGAACTGTACGAGGCACTCGGTCGATCTCCGGACGACACCGTCGGAGAGACGCTCTACGACCGCAGGCCACCGGCGGAGGTCGACCGCCTGGAACCGCACTATCGAGCGGCCCTGAACGGGGAGTCCCACTCCTTCGAGATCGAATACGACGGTCTGACGCTCCAGTTTCAGGTGGTCCCCGTTCGCAACGGCGACGGGGATGTGTTCGCCGGCATGGCGATGTCGCAGGACGTGACCGAACGCAGAGCGCACGAGCGGTACCTGGCCGACGCCAAGTCGCAACTGGAGGCCGCGACCGAGGCGGGCGCCGTCGGGACCTTCGAGTGGGACGTCCAGGACGACGAGATGGTCATGGGACCATCGTTCGCCGAGATGTTCGGCGTCGACCCGGACGCTGCCCGTGACGGCGTTTCCCTGGATCGCTTCGTCGACGGGATCCACGAGGACGACCGCGATCGGGTCGAAGCGGCGGTCGAAGCCGCCCTCGAATCCTGCGGTGAGTACGAGGAGGAGTACCGCCTCAGGAACGGAGACGACGAGGTCCGGTGGGTCGTCGTCAGGGGGCGCGTCGAGTGCGAGGACGGCACCCCGGTCAGCTTCCCCGGCGCCCTCACCGACATCACCGAACGGAAGGAGGCCGAAATCGAATCCGAGCAGCAGCGCCACCGTCTCGCGGCCCTGAACGAACTGAACGGCGTCTTCCGCGAGATTACCGGGGCGGCCATCGACCAGTCCAGCCGCGAAGAGATCGAAGCGATCGTCTGCGAACGCCTCGCGGACTCGGATTCGTACCTGTTCGCCTGGATCGGCGACCGAGAGGTCGGCACGGAGACAGTGGACCTGCGCTACGAAGCCGGCGTCGGCGGCTACCTCGACGACGTCACCATCTCGGTCGATCAGGAGGACGAACGCGGCAGGGGGCCGACGGGACGGGCCATCCGGACGGGCGAGACGCAAGCGACGCACGACATCCGCACCGACGACCGGCACGACCCGTGGCGCGGGCTGATCGAGCAGTACGGCTTCCGGTCGTCGGTCGCCATCCCGATCGTCCACGAGAACACGAACTACGGGGTGTTGAACGTCTACGCGGAGCGCCCGGACGCATTCAGGGGAGAAGAACGCGACGTCGTCGACCAACTCGGTGAGATCGTGGGCCACGCGATCGCCGCCGTCGAGCGCAAACGCGCGCTGATGAGCGACGAAGTCGTCGAGTTGCAGTTTCAGGTCGACGACGTCTTCGAGTCGATGGGTATCGACGTTTCCGAAACGGCACCCATCCACCTCGAACAGACGGTCCCGGTCGGCGACGACGACTACGTTCTCTTCGGGCGGACGACGCCGGCAGGCGTCGAGAGCGTGGAGGCGATGGTCGAGACGCTCCCGTTCTACGAGGGCGTTACGTTCCACGAGGATGGCGACGAGACCGTGTTCGAACTTCGCGTCTCCGAGCCCCCAGTCCTGTCCGCCATCGCCTCGCTCGGCGGCTCGGTTCCCGGGGCCGTCATCGAAAACGGCGACTATCACCTGACGGTCCATCTCTCGCCGAGCGTGGACGTACGGGAGGTACTCGATCGGATGCACGAGGAGCATCCCGACGGGTACCTCGTGAAACAGCACCAGCGATCGATCCGTGACCACAGCGTCCCCGTGGGCTCAGAGCTGCTATCTGCCCTCACTCCGCGACAGCGGTCCGCGCTGGAAACCGCCTTCCACGCCGGGTTCTTCGAGTGGCCTCGTGAGATGTCGGGCGAGGATGTCGCCTCGTTACTCGACGTCTCCGCACCGACGTTCCACCAGCACCTCCGGAAAGCCGAACTACACGTGTTCGAATCGCTGCTCTCGTCCACGGCTCCGGCGTGA
- a CDS encoding DUF7118 family protein: MSDDAGPGDVPDLLADLEAAHRAAESAQARVDERGAERLETTAQCYDRLRELFDTYEEEATGDGDFRVFIEFQEELGQFVEGLPADLPHRERFEEVDDVLQQRRLTESDFGKAREILSPVADDAALLEERNATRSRYEDLRTRAERRIRELDERIADLEDLQSLGEADLEAPVERLQEPIEAYDDAVAEAFREFKREASARDVLSFVEATAAFPLVEFRQPPAKLTGYVQNHPPGTEPLPTLLEYAGYSNSKLDHYVDDPGALQTAVGSCQTYVRRLDAEPLTVGWPPPPAAELRFRVRELIQVTGRFAPEDVVAQLRDVRSLTGREDYDRLRQSARAREQLDAEERERLRSGAVGDELAAAREARADLTDALEELPEP; the protein is encoded by the coding sequence ATGAGTGACGACGCGGGCCCCGGGGACGTCCCCGACCTGCTCGCCGACCTCGAAGCCGCCCACCGCGCGGCCGAGAGCGCACAGGCCCGCGTCGACGAGCGCGGCGCCGAGCGACTCGAGACGACCGCCCAGTGCTACGACCGACTGCGTGAACTGTTCGACACCTACGAGGAGGAGGCCACCGGCGACGGCGACTTCAGGGTCTTCATCGAGTTCCAGGAGGAACTCGGCCAGTTCGTCGAGGGGCTACCCGCGGACCTGCCCCACCGCGAGCGCTTCGAGGAGGTCGACGACGTCCTCCAGCAGCGCCGACTGACCGAATCGGACTTCGGGAAGGCCCGGGAGATCCTCTCGCCCGTGGCCGACGACGCCGCGCTGCTGGAGGAACGGAACGCGACCCGGTCCCGGTACGAGGACCTCCGCACGCGCGCCGAGCGCCGGATCAGGGAACTGGACGAGCGGATCGCCGACCTCGAGGACCTGCAGTCGCTGGGGGAGGCCGATCTGGAAGCCCCCGTCGAGCGGCTCCAGGAGCCGATCGAGGCCTACGACGACGCCGTGGCCGAGGCCTTCCGCGAGTTCAAGCGCGAGGCGAGCGCCCGCGACGTGCTCTCCTTCGTCGAGGCGACGGCGGCGTTCCCGCTCGTCGAGTTCCGGCAGCCGCCGGCGAAACTCACCGGGTACGTCCAGAACCACCCGCCCGGAACCGAGCCGCTCCCCACCCTCCTCGAGTACGCCGGCTACTCGAACTCCAAGCTCGACCACTACGTGGACGATCCGGGCGCGCTGCAGACCGCGGTGGGGAGCTGCCAGACCTACGTCCGGCGGCTGGACGCCGAACCGTTGACTGTCGGCTGGCCCCCGCCGCCCGCCGCCGAATTACGGTTTCGCGTGCGAGAGCTGATCCAGGTGACCGGCCGCTTCGCGCCGGAGGACGTGGTCGCACAGCTCCGCGACGTTCGGTCGCTGACCGGTCGCGAGGACTACGATCGGCTCCGACAGAGCGCACGGGCCCGCGAGCAACTCGACGCCGAGGAGCGCGAGCGGTTGCGGTCGGGCGCCGTCGGGGACGAACTGGCGGCGGCCCGAGAGGCACGCGCGGACCTGACGGACGCGCTCGAAGAACTGCCCGAGCCCTGA
- the hisB gene encoding imidazoleglycerol-phosphate dehydratase HisB produces MTDRTAAVTRETAETEIEVTLDLDGDGEATVDTGVGFFDHMLESLAKHGLFDLTVDCDGDLEIDDHHTVEDVAITLGQALEEALGDKRGIRRYADRKVPLDEAVAEVVVDVSGRPFFEFEGDFAQDTVGEFTSHMGKHFLRSLATNAGLTLHASVEGENAHHQVEALFKALARALDDATRIDERRSDTPSTKGEL; encoded by the coding sequence ATGACCGACCGGACGGCGGCGGTGACCCGCGAGACCGCCGAAACGGAGATCGAGGTGACGCTCGATCTGGACGGCGACGGCGAGGCGACGGTCGACACGGGCGTCGGCTTCTTCGACCACATGCTCGAGTCGCTGGCCAAGCACGGCCTGTTCGACCTCACCGTCGACTGCGACGGCGACCTGGAGATCGACGACCACCACACCGTCGAGGACGTGGCGATCACCCTCGGCCAGGCCCTCGAGGAGGCCCTTGGCGACAAGCGCGGCATCCGCCGCTACGCCGACCGCAAGGTCCCGCTGGACGAGGCCGTCGCCGAGGTCGTCGTCGACGTTTCGGGGCGGCCGTTCTTCGAGTTCGAGGGCGACTTCGCCCAGGACACCGTCGGCGAGTTCACGAGCCACATGGGCAAACACTTCCTGCGCTCGCTCGCGACGAACGCCGGCCTGACGCTGCACGCCTCGGTCGAGGGCGAGAACGCCCACCACCAGGTCGAGGCGCTGTTCAAGGCGCTGGCTCGCGCGCTGGACGACGCGACGCGGATCGACGAGCGCCGCAGCGACACGCCGAGTACGAAGGGCGAACTGTAG
- a CDS encoding rhodanese-like domain-containing protein — protein sequence MERRRFLGAVGAAAVVAGCLGGSNEKPATSEEGYETISKGGTEVPLVPIDTAYDWFEGESVTFADARSRTAYNSSHVEGAVLSPAPDGQPNNDPLAETPADRRIVTYCACPHSLSSSRAATLIQNDYEAVYALDEGFREWVDQEYPTAGSQAQARLGDYRVRGETDPADAGETVWARHRPTGQREPTEIAADGSYELHLPFVEVTPDSTVAVETPSYTVDAPLSELTSGLVTREGVVDDPQQA from the coding sequence ATGGAGCGTCGTCGATTTCTGGGGGCGGTGGGGGCCGCCGCCGTCGTCGCGGGATGTCTCGGGGGTTCGAACGAGAAACCAGCGACGAGCGAGGAGGGGTACGAGACGATCTCGAAGGGCGGGACCGAGGTGCCGCTGGTGCCGATCGACACGGCCTACGACTGGTTCGAGGGCGAGTCGGTCACGTTCGCGGACGCGCGGAGTCGAACCGCCTACAACTCGAGCCACGTCGAGGGCGCGGTCCTGAGTCCGGCGCCCGACGGCCAGCCGAACAACGATCCGCTGGCCGAGACGCCGGCCGACCGGCGCATCGTCACCTACTGCGCCTGTCCGCACAGCCTCTCCTCCAGCCGTGCCGCGACGCTGATCCAGAACGACTACGAGGCCGTCTACGCGCTGGACGAGGGCTTTCGCGAGTGGGTGGACCAGGAGTATCCGACCGCCGGCTCGCAGGCCCAGGCCCGACTGGGCGACTACCGCGTCCGCGGGGAGACGGACCCCGCCGACGCCGGCGAGACGGTCTGGGCGCGCCACCGACCGACCGGGCAGCGCGAGCCGACGGAGATCGCCGCCGACGGCAGCTACGAACTCCACCTCCCGTTCGTCGAGGTCACGCCGGACTCGACGGTCGCCGTCGAGACGCCGTCCTACACCGTCGACGCGCCGCTGTCGGAGCTGACGAGCGGCCTCGTCACCCGCGAGGGGGTCGTCGACGATCCGCAGCAGGCCTGA
- the fer gene encoding ferredoxin Fer: protein MPTVEYLNYEVLDDHGWDMYESDTFDKAADADLDDEDYGTLDVNEGEYILEAAEAQGYDWPFSCRAGACANCAAIVVEGEIDMDMQQILSDEEVEDKNVRLTCIGSPDADEVRIVYNAKHLDYLQNRVI from the coding sequence ATGCCCACGGTAGAGTACCTAAATTACGAAGTACTGGACGATCACGGCTGGGACATGTACGAGAGCGACACCTTCGACAAGGCGGCCGACGCCGACCTCGACGACGAGGATTACGGTACCCTCGACGTCAACGAAGGCGAGTACATCCTCGAGGCCGCGGAGGCACAGGGCTACGACTGGCCCTTCTCGTGTCGCGCTGGCGCGTGCGCCAACTGCGCGGCCATCGTCGTCGAAGGCGAGATCGACATGGACATGCAGCAGATCCTCTCGGACGAGGAAGTCGAGGACAAGAACGTCCGCCTGACCTGCATCGGCAGCCCGGACGCGGACGAGGTCCGAATCGTCTACAACGCCAAGCACCTCGATTACCTGCAGAACCGCGTCATCTGA
- the hisA gene encoding 1-(5-phosphoribosyl)-5-[(5-phosphoribosylamino)methylideneamino]imidazole-4-carboxamide isomerase: MFPEFEVVPAVDMQDGQVVQLVGGERGTGKEYGDPVAAAERWVDAGARTLHLVDLDGAFEGERANAPAVESILEATDVSVQLGGGIRTAADATDLLARGVDRVILGTAAVETPEIVEAISDEYPGSVVVSLDAKDGEVVVSGWTEGTGLDPAEAATRYEELGAGAILFTDVDVEGQLEGVRTDPVRRVVEAVDIPVIASGGVATLDDVRDLQAAGASAVVVGSALYQGEFTLEEAMAAVE; the protein is encoded by the coding sequence ATGTTCCCCGAGTTCGAGGTCGTCCCCGCCGTGGACATGCAGGACGGCCAGGTGGTCCAGCTCGTCGGCGGCGAGCGCGGCACCGGAAAGGAGTACGGCGACCCCGTCGCCGCGGCCGAGCGCTGGGTCGACGCCGGCGCGCGAACCCTCCACCTCGTCGACCTCGACGGCGCGTTCGAGGGCGAGCGCGCGAACGCCCCCGCCGTCGAGTCCATCCTCGAGGCGACCGACGTGAGCGTCCAGCTGGGCGGCGGCATCCGAACCGCTGCCGACGCCACCGACCTGCTCGCCCGCGGCGTCGACCGCGTTATCCTCGGGACCGCCGCCGTCGAGACCCCCGAGATCGTCGAGGCGATCAGCGACGAGTACCCCGGGAGCGTCGTGGTCAGCCTCGACGCGAAGGACGGCGAGGTCGTCGTCTCCGGCTGGACCGAGGGCACAGGGCTGGACCCCGCCGAGGCCGCGACGCGCTACGAGGAACTGGGCGCCGGCGCGATCCTGTTCACCGACGTCGACGTGGAAGGACAACTCGAAGGCGTCCGGACCGACCCCGTCCGGCGGGTGGTGGAAGCCGTCGATATCCCCGTGATCGCCAGCGGCGGCGTGGCGACGCTCGACGACGTGCGCGACCTGCAGGCGGCCGGCGCGAGCGCCGTCGTCGTCGGGAGTGCGCTCTACCAGGGCGAGTTCACGCTGGAAGAAGCGATGGCAGCCGTCGAGTAA